A region from the Ctenopharyngodon idella isolate HZGC_01 chromosome 13, HZGC01, whole genome shotgun sequence genome encodes:
- the LOC127524954 gene encoding hydroxycarboxylic acid receptor 2-like: MTSNITAHHCGTSTQNLVAAVLPPLLIIELLLGLPGNVLALSVFSKNLKSRRANVMFLFNLVLSDFLLLVSLPFRIDNFIRGEKWIFGDAWCRVNLFMLSVNRSASIAFMTAVAVDRYFKVVHPHHKINHISTKQAAGVACLIWSVVVSLRIHLLANNLLSVKNNVSLCRSFSNYAKPTLGISLHYALFNLEFFVPLLLLVLCSVRIACILRSRQMDKNKRGQRAIRTVLVIVGVFSLCFFPSIATAFTALYFKNLGEEYCKAYSLTSQLFSMSIAFTYLNSALDPVIYCFSSSTFRNYLKRAINQTGLMKLQMSRRDSMSTGYD; encoded by the coding sequence ATGACGTCGAACATCACTGCACATCACTGCGGTACGTCAACTCAGAACCTGGTTGCAGCCGTCCTTCCTCCTTTACTCATCATCGAGCTGTTACTTGGTCTACCTGGCAATGTCTTGGCACTGTCAGTTTTCAGCAAAAACCTTAAGTCTCGGAGGGCCAACGTCATGTTCCTCTTCAACCTGGTTTTGTCTGACTTTCTGCTTCTGGTGAGCCTACCCTTCCGTATTGACAATTTCATTCGTGGCGAGAAGTGGATATTTGGAGATGCGTGGTGTAGGGTCAACCTATTTATGCTGTCAGTCAATCGTTCGGCCAGCATTGCATTCATGACCGCCGTGGCTGTTGACCGCTACTTTAAAGTGGTCCATCCGCATCACAAAATTAATCACATAAGCACAAAACAAGCAGCTGGGGTTGCCTGCCTAATCTGGAGTGTTGTGGTATCTCTAAGGATCCATTTGCTGGCCAACAATCTTCTGagtgtgaaaaataatgtttctctttgtaGGAGCTTCAGTAACTATGCGAAACCAACACTAGGCATCAGCCTGCATTATGCATTGTTTAATTTAGAGTTCTTTGTGCCTCTATTACTTCTGGTCCTCTGCTCTGTGCGTATTGCATGTATCCTACGGTCTCGCCAGATGGACAAGAACAAGAGAGGGCAAAGGGCTATTCGAACTGTACTAGTGATCGTTGGGGTTTTTTCCCTCTGTTTCTTCCCTAGCATTGCCACAGCATTTACAGCActctattttaaaaatcttggAGAGGAGTACTGTAAGGCTTACAGTCTCACCAGCCAGTTGTTCTCTATGTCCATAGCCTTCACCTACCTAAACAGTGCTCTGGACCCGGTCATCTACTGCTTCTCCAGCTCTACCTTCCGCAATTATTTGAAAAGAGCCATAAACCAGACGGGATTAATGAAGCTACAGATGAGCCGTCGGGACAGTATGTCCACCGGATATGATTGA